Below is a genomic region from Fervidobacterium sp..
TGCTTGAGATTGAAGGTATAGGCATGGATATAGCTCAAAGCATTGTCAATTATTTCAAACAACCGAAGACAAAAGAGATAATACAAAAACTAAAAAGTGCCGGTATAAAGATGGAATCAGAAGAGAGTGAAGTAAAAAATGTGCTGAATGGTCTCACGTTTTGTATAACAGGTACTCTTAAAAATTTTTCTCGAGAAGAAGCCAAAAAGCTCATAGAGCAGCTTGGAGGACATTTTACAGATAATCTAACAAAGAAGACAGATTATTTAATCATTGGTGAAAATCCTGGTAGTAAAGTACAAAAGGCCGCTAAATTTGGTGTAAAAGTAATAAGCGAGGAAGAATTCTTAAAGATGATTAACCAGAAAGGAGTAGATGCGGAAGAGTGGATACGAAAAAATACGCTATTTTAGCATTTGGAGGGATGGGTACCCGATTTGGCTGGATAAAACCCAAACAATTTTATCCAATACTTGGTGAAAAGACTATTATCGAGTATCTCGTTGAAAAATTTCTTTCGTTTGATATCTTTGATAAAATTGTGGTAATCTCACCTTCAAGTTACATTGAAGAAACAAAAAATATTCTATCGAAACATTTGATGTTAGTAAGCGTAGTTGAAGGAGGTGATACAAGAGAACGGTCGATATGGAACGGTCTGTCTTTTTTAAAAGGTAGTGCAAAAGAAGACGATATAGTTCTAATCCATGACGGAGCACGGCCGTTGATTAGTAAAGAATTAATAAAGGCAAACATTGACTTGTGCGTTAATTTAGGGGCTGTGGTAACTTCCGTTGTCTCGACTGATACGTTGAGTTATTCCGAAAATGGTGAATCAATAGACAAGGTTGTTGAAAGAAATAAAGTACGTTTGCACCAAACACCGCAAACTTTCAAATTTGGAATAGTAAAAACAGCTATGGAAAGGAATTTTCAAAGACTGGACACATTTTCAGATGATGCATCAGTAGTACTTGCAAGCGGTTACAAAGTTTATTATATCGAAGGACACAGATTAAACATCAAAATAACGACACAAGATGACTTAGACATACTTCGGTACATAATAAACAAAGGAGGGAGATCTGTCTGAATTTTAAGAGAATATTGATAAACATAATAATAGCACTAGCAATTGGACTGTCTATAATCAATATAGTTGGTATCTTCTTTGCTAAGCAAAATCCGTTTAAAGCTATTTTGTCCTTTCCAATTAAAATTATTCCAGTGCTAATTTTTTTATTGTCTGTTGACTACGTTGTTCATGCGTTAAGGTTGATGGTCGTAGTCAAAAGCATGGGCTATAAAATAAGCTTTTTTCAAGCACTTGAAAATGTGTTTTTCAACATTTACTTTTCCTTTGTAACCCCTATGTCAATTGGTGGACAACCTTTTCAGATATATCATCTTTCAAAAATCGGTGTTTCAAGTTACGATGCAACAAACATAGCTATAAGCAGGATGTTTATCGGAATTTTGGTTGTCTTTGCGATTGACGTCACACTCATAAGTAGGGTAATTGGGATTCTTAGAGGTACAGTTGGGTTAACATTTGTACTACTCGGTTTTTTGGTAACCTTGGTGATAAGTCTCGCTGGATTTTTTGCATTTATGAACAAAAAGTTTTTGTTTGGTGTATTCAAATTTATAAATAAACTGACAAAATCACAAAAGCTTAAAGATAAAGAAAAAGCAGCGATAGAGTGGATAGATAAAATGAGTACATCCACTAAGACTTTGTTCTTTAAAAATTACTGGGCGCTTATAATTGATTTTGCATTGGGTGTCTTGACATCGTTAATTACCCCTTTACAACTGAAACTATGTATAGAAGCCATTTCAAATACTGAAATACCGTTAAGTTTTATATGGGGGATTTTGATGATGTTGAATACCATTGTGTATTACATTCCTACTCCAGGTTCAAGCGGAGGTATTGAAGGTTTCTATCAACTTGTGTTTTCACATTTTTATGATACAAGATCTGCGATGACTGGTATATTGGTGTACAGAGTCATAACTTATTACCTTATAGTATTCGTAGGCACGATTCTTATTTGGAAATTTGCACGGTTCAGAGAAGACACGAATATTTCATCTACTAAAATTTAAGGCTGTGCTTTGGAGGGAGATTATATGAATTCAAAAAGTCCATGGCTTATACTAAGTGATTCACATGATAATATACCAAAAATCAAAAAGATAATAGATATAGCCGTCGGTAAAAATGTAAGCAGAATAATCCATCTTGGTGATATAGTTTCTCCTTTTATTGCTCCTTATCTACTTGTAGAAGGTATAGAATTTACCGGTATTTTTGGAAACAACGATGGAGAAAGAGTGTTTTTAATCCAAAAATTTCAGAATAAACTCCACAATGGTCCGTACGAAAAACAGGTAGATAACTATCGCTTGTTCTTAATGCATGAACCATATGCACTACTACCAGCGGTGAAATCACAACTTTACGACTTTGTATTTTACGGTCACACCCATCAAATGGATATAAGAACGGAAGGAAGAACGTTAGTTATAAATCCTGGTGAATCGTGTGGTTATCTTACAGGGAAGGCAACAGCAATCTTATTGGAACCATCTACCAGAG
It encodes:
- a CDS encoding 2-C-methyl-D-erythritol 4-phosphate cytidylyltransferase; this translates as MGTRFGWIKPKQFYPILGEKTIIEYLVEKFLSFDIFDKIVVISPSSYIEETKNILSKHLMLVSVVEGGDTRERSIWNGLSFLKGSAKEDDIVLIHDGARPLISKELIKANIDLCVNLGAVVTSVVSTDTLSYSENGESIDKVVERNKVRLHQTPQTFKFGIVKTAMERNFQRLDTFSDDASVVLASGYKVYYIEGHRLNIKITTQDDLDILRYIINKGGRSV
- a CDS encoding flippase-like domain-containing protein, with the protein product MINIIIALAIGLSIINIVGIFFAKQNPFKAILSFPIKIIPVLIFLLSVDYVVHALRLMVVVKSMGYKISFFQALENVFFNIYFSFVTPMSIGGQPFQIYHLSKIGVSSYDATNIAISRMFIGILVVFAIDVTLISRVIGILRGTVGLTFVLLGFLVTLVISLAGFFAFMNKKFLFGVFKFINKLTKSQKLKDKEKAAIEWIDKMSTSTKTLFFKNYWALIIDFALGVLTSLITPLQLKLCIEAISNTEIPLSFIWGILMMLNTIVYYIPTPGSSGGIEGFYQLVFSHFYDTRSAMTGILVYRVITYYLIVFVGTILIWKFARFREDTNISSTKI
- a CDS encoding metallophosphoesterase, giving the protein MNSKSPWLILSDSHDNIPKIKKIIDIAVGKNVSRIIHLGDIVSPFIAPYLLVEGIEFTGIFGNNDGERVFLIQKFQNKLHNGPYEKQVDNYRLFLMHEPYALLPAVKSQLYDFVFYGHTHQMDIRTEGRTLVINPGESCGYLTGKATAILLEPSTREYEIIEA